The genomic DNA AACCGACACAGGTAGGCGAGGAGAGAATCCTAAGGTGTGCGAGAGAACTCTGGTTAAGGAACTCGGCAAAATGACCCCGTAACTTCGGGAGAAGGGGTGCTTTCTTAACGGAAAGCCGCAGTGAATAGGCCCAAGCGACTGTTTAGCAAAAACACAGCTCTCTGCGAAGCCGTAAGGCGAAGTATAGGGGGTGACACCTGCCCGGTGCTGGAAGGTTAAGGAGAGGGGTTAGCGTAAGCGAAGCTCTGAACTGAAGCCCCAGTAAACGGCGGCCGTAACTATAACGGTCCTAAGGTAGCGAAATTCCTTGTCGGGTAAGTTCCGACCCGCACGAAAGGTGTAACGATTTGGGCACTGTCTCAACCAGAGACTCGGTGAAATTATAGTACCTGTGAAGATGCAGGTTACCCGCGACAGGACGGAAAGACCCCGTGGAGCTTTACTGTAGCCTGATATTGAATTTTGGTACAGTTTGTACAGGATAGGCGGGAGCCTTTGAAACCGGAGCGCTAGCTTCGGTGGAGGCGCTGGTGGGATACCGCCCTGACTGTATTGAAATTCTAACCTACGGGTCTTATCGACCCGGGAGACAGTGTCAGGTGGGCAGTTTGACTGGGGCGGTCGCCTCCTAAAGTGTAACGGAGGCGCCCAAAGGTTCCCTCAGAATGGTTGGAAATCATTCGTAGAGTGCAAAGGCATAAGGGAGCTTGACTGCGAGACCTACAAGTCGAGCAGGGACGAAAGTCGGGCTTAGTGATCCGGTGGTTCCGCATGGAAGGGCCATCGCTCAACGGATAAAAGCTACCCCGGGGATAACAGGCTTATCTCCCCCAAGAGTCCACATCGACGGGGAGGTTTGGCACCTCGATGTCGGCTCATCGCATCCTGGGGCTGTAGTCGGTCCCAAGGGTTGGGCTGTTCGCCCATTAAAGCGGTACGCGAGCTGGGTTCAGAACGTCGTGAGACAGTTCGGTCCCTATCCGTCGTGGGCGTAGGAAATTTGAGAGGAGCTGTCCTTAGTACGAGAGGACCGGGATGGACGCACCGCTGGTGTACCAGTTGTTCTGCCAAGGGCATAGCTGGGTAGCTATGTGCGGAAGGGATAAGTGCTGAAAGCATCTAAGCATGAAGCCCCCCTCAAGATGAGATTTCCCATAGCGTAAGCTAGTAAGATCCCTGAAAGATGATCAGGTTGATAGGTTCGAGGTGGAAGCATGGTGACATGTGGAGCTGACGAATACTAATAGATCGAGGACTTAACCATATAATATGTAGCAAATGTTATCTAGTTTTGAAGGAATATGCCTTCATAGTTTGGTGATGATGGCAGAGAGGTCACACCCGTTCCCATACCGAACACGGAAGTTAAGCTCTCTAGCGCCGATGGTAGTTGGGACCTTGTCCCTGTGAGAGTAGGACGTCGCCAAGCAAGCTAAAACACGAATCAAATGATTCGTGTTTTTTTGTGTTTTCAAACAGCGCGCAAAAAGAAGTAATGGTAATACAAACACGTTGCCCAAGGGTGAATCATATTATATAAGAGATTGATGTATATTTTTCTGTAAATTGTTAAGGAATAGGAGTATAAAATATGTCCATTTAAATAGGGAGGGCAAGATATGAAATCACAAAATGAAGTTTGTATTGTTTGTGAGACAGAAAGAAAAGAAGGGATATATATTTATAATAATTTGATATGTTATGAATGTGAAAAGGATATGGTGAATACGGAGACAAATGATCCGAAGTATATATATTATTTAAAACAGCTTCGGAAATTAGAAGCATCATATTTTTAAATAGGCATATGCCTATTATTTTTTTTGTTCTGTATAATAGATAAAGAATGAAATAATAAGGAAGAGATATAAATGAATCAAAATCGCATACCTTTATATGAGGCATTAATAGAGTTTAAAGAAAGAGGGCCGTTATCCTTTCATGTTCCAGGACATAAAAGTGGTTTAAACTTCCCTCAGGAGGCAGTAGAGGGGTTTAAAGATATACTATCTATCGATGTAACTGAGTTGTCAGGATTAGATGATTTACATAGTCCATTTGAATGTATAGATGAGGCACAACAATTATTAGCTGATGTATATGGAGTGGAAAAAAGTTATTTTTTAATTAATGGTTCAACAGTGGGGAACCTAGCAATGATTTTGTCTTGTTGCGGGGAACATGATATTGTTCTTGTACAAAGAAATTGTCATAAATCAATTATTAATGGTTTAAAATTAGCGGGAGCAAATCCGATTTTTTTAGATCCATGGATTGATGAAGCTTATAACGTACCAGTGGGAATTCATAATGAGGTTATTAAGGAAGCGATTGAAAAATATCCAAATGCTAAAGCACTCATTTTAACACACCCTAATTATTATGGTATGGGGGTAGATCTAGAAGTAAGTATTGGTTATGCACATGCACATAAAATTCCTGTTTTAGTAGATGAAGCACATGGTGCTCATTTTTGCTTAGGTGGAGCATTTCCAAAGTCAGCGTTAGCATATGGGGCAGATATTGTAGTTCATTCTGCACATAAAACATTACCGGCGATGACGATGGGATCCTATTTACATATAACTAGTAACTTAGTGAAAGAAGAAAAAGTTTCTACCTATTTAAGTATGCTACAATCTAGTAGTCCATCGTATCCAATTATGACTTCTCTTGATATTGCACGTTTTACAATAGCGCGTATAAAAGAAGAGGGACATGATGAAATTGTCGAGTTTTTACGGGAATTTAAAGAAGAATTGTCTTCTATTCCACAAATAGCTATTTTACAATATCCATTACAAGACGAGTTAAAGGTTACCGTACAGACACGTTGTCAGTTATCAGGATACGAATTACAGTCTGTATTTGAAAAGGTAGGTATATATACGGAAATGGCAGATCCATATAATGTCCTATTTATTTTGCCCTTGCAAGCAAATAAGGAGTATATGAAGGCCATAGAGATGATTCGAGTGGCATTGCAATATTATGAGGTCAAAGACAAGAGGGAATCTATTCGTTATACTTATAAAGGAGAAATTTCTCCTTTACCGTATACATATAAACAACTAGAAGGATATGAAACAAAAGTAGTATCTGTAGAAGAAGCAGTTGGTATGATAGCGGCGGAAATGATAATTCCGTATCCACCTGGAATTCCATTGATTATGTACGGGGAAAGAATTACTTCAGAACATAAAGAGCAAATTATGTATTTAGAGAAAGCGGGCGCTCGTTTTCAAGGTAGTACGAAATATATGAAAGTGTATGATATAGAAAGTAGGTTTTAGGATGAAGGGATTATTTGTAACAATTGAAGGTCCAGAAGGTTCGGGTAAAACAACGTTAATTCAAAGTTTATTGCCATACTTTGAACAAAAAGAACAAAAGGTAATGGCGACGAGAGAACCAGGTGGTATTGCAATTTCTGAGGATATTAGAACGATTTTACATAAACAAGAATATACGATGATGGAAGCACGTACAGAGGCACTTTTATATGCTGCTGCACGCAGACAACATTTAGTAGAAAAAGTTATGCCGGCGCTTAACGAGGGCTACCTTGTATTATGTGATCGTTTTATAGATAGCTCCTTAGCGTATCAAGGATATGCAAGAGGATTAGGTATGGATAAAGTATTTGAAATAAATCGCTTTGCAACAGAGGACTGTATGCCTAGTGTAACAATTTACTTAGACATTGAACCAGAGATTGGTTTAGCTCGAATTGAAAAAGATGCAGGACGTGAAGTGAATCGATTAGATATGGAAGATATCTCTTTCCATAAACGTGTGCGTGAAGGATATTTACAAGTTGTAGAACGTTTCTCAGATCGTATTGTATTGGTAAATGCTGATCAACCAATGGAAAAACTTATAGAAGAAGTTGTTCAGATTATAGAAGATAAATTGTTATAATAGAAGGAAAGAATGAAATAAGTGAGGTATGCATTATGACGAAGACGTGGGAGCAGCTTTCTGCTATACAACCCATCGGTGTAAAAATGTTGATGAATAGCATTGCAAAAGAGCGTATATCCCACGCTTACTTGTTAGAGGGAGGGAAAGGGACAGGAAAGTTTGCGACAGCAATTCAAATGGCAAAGAGTTTCCTCTGTTCTCAGCGGAACGGGGTAGAGCCCTGTCATGTATGTACAAATTGTAAGCGAATTGATTCAGGAAACCACCCAAACTTACATATTGTAAAACCAGACGGATTATCGATTAAGAAGCAGCAAATTCATGATTTACAAGACGAGTTTTCAAAAACAGGATTAGAAGCAAATAAAAAAGTATATATTATTGAGCACGCAGACCGCATGACAGCAAATGCAGCGAATACACTCTTGAAATTTTTAGAAGAACCAAGTAGTGATACAACAGCTATTTTACTTACTGAACAAAGTCATCAAATTTTAAATACGATTTTATCCCGCTGTCAAGTTGTTACATTTAGACCGTTACCTACGGAATCTTTAATTAGAAGATTACAGGATGAAGGTATTACGGCATCTTTAGCGACACTTGCTGCACAACTCACGAATAGTTTTGATGAAGCTTTAGCTTTATGTAGTGATGAATGGTTTGCACAAGCACGAGCTTTAGTGATAAAATTATGTGAAGCGCTCGAAAAAGACAAAGCCTCTATTTTTTTTGTACAAGAAAAATGGGGAAAGCACTTTGGAGAGAAAGAACAATTACAGCAAGGTTTAGATATGTTACTCCTTATTTATAAGGATTTATTATATGTTCAACTTGGAGAAGAAGATCGTCTTGTTTTTCATGAGCAGAAAGAGATGTTTGAATCTTTCTCCTATGCTCAGAAGCGCATTGTATCAGCTCTCTTTAATATATTAGAGGCAAAAAATAGAATCAACGCTAATGTAAATGCGCAGCTTGTGTTCGAACAGTTAGTGTTGCGGTTGCAGGAGGGATGACCGTTTTGTATGATGTAGTAGGTGTTCGCTTTAAGAAGGCCGGAAAGGTGTATTACTTTGACCCGAATCAGTTCGATATCTCTGAAAATGAGTTTGTAATTGTAGAAACAGTAAGAGGTATTGAATACGGAAAAGTAGTTATTACCAAAAAGCAAGTTGATGAAAACGACGTTGTATTACCGCTAAAAAAGGTTATTCGTATTGCCAATGAAAATGATCGTACCATTGTTGAAGAGAACAAACATGCTGCGAAAGAAGCATATCAAGTTTGTCAGCAAAAGGTAGTAGAAC from Bacillus basilensis includes the following:
- a CDS encoding sigma factor G inhibitor Gin, translated to MKSQNEVCIVCETERKEGIYIYNNLICYECEKDMVNTETNDPKYIYYLKQLRKLEASYF
- a CDS encoding aminotransferase class I/II-fold pyridoxal phosphate-dependent enzyme; its protein translation is MNQNRIPLYEALIEFKERGPLSFHVPGHKSGLNFPQEAVEGFKDILSIDVTELSGLDDLHSPFECIDEAQQLLADVYGVEKSYFLINGSTVGNLAMILSCCGEHDIVLVQRNCHKSIINGLKLAGANPIFLDPWIDEAYNVPVGIHNEVIKEAIEKYPNAKALILTHPNYYGMGVDLEVSIGYAHAHKIPVLVDEAHGAHFCLGGAFPKSALAYGADIVVHSAHKTLPAMTMGSYLHITSNLVKEEKVSTYLSMLQSSSPSYPIMTSLDIARFTIARIKEEGHDEIVEFLREFKEELSSIPQIAILQYPLQDELKVTVQTRCQLSGYELQSVFEKVGIYTEMADPYNVLFILPLQANKEYMKAIEMIRVALQYYEVKDKRESIRYTYKGEISPLPYTYKQLEGYETKVVSVEEAVGMIAAEMIIPYPPGIPLIMYGERITSEHKEQIMYLEKAGARFQGSTKYMKVYDIESRF
- the tmk gene encoding dTMP kinase, with the protein product MKGLFVTIEGPEGSGKTTLIQSLLPYFEQKEQKVMATREPGGIAISEDIRTILHKQEYTMMEARTEALLYAAARRQHLVEKVMPALNEGYLVLCDRFIDSSLAYQGYARGLGMDKVFEINRFATEDCMPSVTIYLDIEPEIGLARIEKDAGREVNRLDMEDISFHKRVREGYLQVVERFSDRIVLVNADQPMEKLIEEVVQIIEDKLL
- the holB gene encoding DNA polymerase III subunit delta' — encoded protein: MTKTWEQLSAIQPIGVKMLMNSIAKERISHAYLLEGGKGTGKFATAIQMAKSFLCSQRNGVEPCHVCTNCKRIDSGNHPNLHIVKPDGLSIKKQQIHDLQDEFSKTGLEANKKVYIIEHADRMTANAANTLLKFLEEPSSDTTAILLTEQSHQILNTILSRCQVVTFRPLPTESLIRRLQDEGITASLATLAAQLTNSFDEALALCSDEWFAQARALVIKLCEALEKDKASIFFVQEKWGKHFGEKEQLQQGLDMLLLIYKDLLYVQLGEEDRLVFHEQKEMFESFSYAQKRIVSALFNILEAKNRINANVNAQLVFEQLVLRLQEG